One region of Bradyrhizobium betae genomic DNA includes:
- the cysD gene encoding sulfate adenylyltransferase subunit CysD, with product MDHLDQLEAQSIYIFREAFARLKKIALLWSLGKDSNVMIWLARKAFFGRLPFPALHVDTGKKFPEMYRFRDHYGKEWELDLRVEPCPPIDAVDPTLPPAARSAARKTEGLKMALAKYGFDGLIAGIRRDEEATRAKERVFSPRGLEGNWDVRDQPPEFWDHFNASPPQGAHLRIHPILHWTEADIWAYTKRENIPIIPLYLSQNGKRYRSLGDQDITNPVNSTASNIDEILAELEQTKVPERAGRALDHETEDAFERLRVAGYL from the coding sequence ATGGACCATCTCGACCAGCTCGAGGCGCAGAGCATCTACATTTTCCGCGAGGCGTTTGCCCGCCTGAAGAAGATCGCCCTGTTGTGGTCGCTCGGCAAGGATTCCAACGTCATGATCTGGCTGGCGCGCAAGGCCTTCTTCGGCCGCCTGCCGTTCCCGGCCCTCCATGTCGACACCGGCAAGAAGTTTCCGGAGATGTATCGCTTCCGCGATCATTACGGGAAGGAATGGGAGCTCGACCTGCGCGTCGAGCCCTGCCCGCCCATCGATGCCGTCGACCCAACGCTGCCGCCGGCGGCCCGTTCCGCCGCGCGCAAGACCGAGGGCCTCAAGATGGCGCTCGCCAAATACGGCTTTGACGGCCTGATCGCCGGCATTCGCCGCGACGAGGAGGCAACCCGCGCCAAGGAACGCGTGTTCTCGCCGCGCGGGCTCGAAGGCAATTGGGACGTGCGCGACCAGCCGCCGGAGTTCTGGGACCATTTCAACGCCTCGCCGCCGCAGGGCGCGCATTTGCGCATCCATCCGATCCTGCATTGGACCGAGGCCGACATCTGGGCCTACACCAAGCGCGAGAACATTCCGATCATCCCGCTCTATCTCTCCCAGAACGGCAAGCGCTACCGCTCGCTGGGCGATCAGGACATCACCAACCCCGTGAATTCGACCGCTTCGAACATCGACGAGATCCTGGCCGAGCTCGAGCAGACCAAGGTGCCGGAGCGCGCCGGCCGTGCGCTGGACCACGAGACCGAGGACGCCTTCGAGCGGCTGCGCGTCGCCGGTTATCTCTGA
- the cysG gene encoding siroheme synthase CysG — MRFLPVFLDLKAGPVVLIGAGELLRAKLRVLAAAGARIRVYAIDGNHDLGLSPEDTARIDVAAGDPLTADLSGVIAIVCAGAGDIGVAMSVRAKALGLPVNVMDDLEHSSFIFPAIVDRGDVVVAVGTGGTSPVVARRLREKIEALLPARIGELAEFIGGFRKTINGRIAEFPLRRRFWERVIDGPIGAAVLAGRKDEADAALKAISDPSEFARAGKPEGSVALVGAGPGDPDLLTIKALRALQDADIVFHDELVSPEILDRIRRDTTRVPVGRRVGKPGIGQDVINQRLIEAARSGQRVVRLKGGDPFVFGRGGEEVEALRAAGIAYSIIPGITAGLGGAADFEVPLTYRHEATRITFLTAHKARDAEAVDWSTLTDTRMTVVVYMGMTAAPAIRAGLLAAGRSPETPVGVFARVTRPDAQGAVGTLRDLPELVRRTHGGPAILIIGDVVRHAGSLRRETPNQIISDLLDAAE; from the coding sequence ATGCGGTTCTTGCCGGTGTTCCTCGATCTCAAGGCCGGTCCGGTGGTCCTCATCGGCGCGGGCGAGCTTTTGCGCGCCAAGCTGCGCGTGCTCGCCGCGGCCGGTGCGCGTATCCGCGTGTACGCGATCGATGGCAATCATGATCTCGGCCTCAGCCCCGAGGATACCGCGCGTATCGACGTCGCGGCGGGCGATCCGCTCACCGCCGATCTCTCGGGCGTCATCGCCATCGTCTGTGCAGGCGCGGGCGACATCGGCGTCGCGATGTCGGTTCGGGCCAAGGCGCTCGGCCTGCCCGTCAACGTCATGGACGACCTCGAACATTCCAGCTTCATTTTCCCGGCCATCGTCGATCGCGGCGATGTCGTGGTCGCGGTGGGCACCGGTGGCACCTCGCCGGTGGTGGCGCGGCGTCTGCGCGAGAAGATCGAGGCGCTGCTGCCGGCGCGCATCGGCGAACTCGCCGAGTTCATCGGCGGCTTCCGCAAGACCATCAACGGCCGCATCGCAGAGTTTCCGCTGCGCCGCCGCTTCTGGGAGCGCGTCATCGACGGCCCGATCGGCGCCGCCGTGCTCGCCGGCCGCAAGGACGAAGCGGACGCGGCGCTCAAGGCCATTTCCGATCCGTCCGAATTCGCGCGCGCCGGCAAGCCGGAAGGCTCGGTCGCGCTGGTCGGTGCCGGCCCCGGCGACCCCGATCTGCTCACCATCAAGGCGCTGCGCGCGTTGCAGGACGCCGACATCGTCTTCCATGACGAACTGGTCTCGCCTGAGATCCTCGACCGCATCCGCCGCGATACCACGCGCGTTCCGGTCGGCCGCCGCGTCGGCAAGCCCGGTATCGGCCAGGACGTCATCAACCAGCGCTTGATCGAGGCCGCACGATCCGGTCAGCGCGTGGTGCGGCTGAAGGGCGGCGATCCCTTCGTGTTCGGCCGCGGCGGCGAAGAGGTCGAAGCGCTTCGCGCCGCCGGTATCGCCTATTCGATCATCCCCGGCATCACCGCTGGACTCGGCGGTGCCGCCGATTTCGAGGTGCCACTCACCTATCGCCATGAAGCGACCCGCATCACCTTCCTCACCGCGCACAAGGCGCGCGATGCCGAGGCGGTGGACTGGTCGACGCTGACCGACACCAGGATGACCGTCGTGGTCTACATGGGCATGACCGCTGCGCCCGCGATCCGCGCAGGCCTGCTCGCCGCCGGCCGTTCGCCGGAGACGCCGGTCGGCGTGTTCGCTCGCGTCACGCGTCCGGACGCGCAAGGCGCGGTCGGTACGCTGCGCGACCTGCCCGAACTCGTGCGGCGGACCCATGGCGGTCCCGCCATCCTCATCATCGGCGACGTAGTCCGGCATGCCGGCTCGCTCCGCCGCGAAACACCCAACCAAATCATCTCTGACCTATTGGATGCAGCCGAATGA
- a CDS encoding DUF2849 domain-containing protein: MTSPLEQKKLKIAGPSVVTANRTWDGIVVYRTAGRSWSADLSEAAIVRNSDEAKALLAESIADDVGAIGPYIAPVQVGTDGRIEPGNLREQIRRTGVTIGQPVQA; encoded by the coding sequence ATGACCTCCCCGCTTGAACAGAAGAAGCTCAAAATCGCCGGCCCCTCGGTCGTGACCGCCAACCGCACCTGGGACGGTATCGTGGTTTACCGCACCGCCGGCAGAAGCTGGTCCGCAGACCTGTCGGAAGCTGCGATCGTGCGCAACTCCGACGAGGCGAAGGCATTGCTCGCGGAGTCGATCGCCGATGACGTCGGCGCGATCGGTCCCTATATCGCTCCGGTGCAGGTCGGCACGGACGGCAGGATCGAACCCGGCAATCTGCGCGAACAGATCCGCCGCACTGGCGTGACCATCGGACAGCCGGTCCAGGCTTAA
- a CDS encoding nitrite/sulfite reductase, translating into MYAYDEIDRTLVNERVSEFRDQVKRRLSGELTEDEFKILRLQNGVYLQLHAYMFRVAIPYGTLASNQLRALAHVARKYDRGYGHFTTRQNIQFNWIKLAELPDALADLAEVGIHAMQTSGNNMRNVTSDQWAGVAPGEIEDPRIWSELIRQHTTLHPEFSFLPRKFKIAITASDHDRAAIKIHDIGLKLVKNEKGETGFEVLVGGGLGRTPFIGKTIKHFVHGRDILSYIEAILRVYNQYGRRDNIYKARIKILVHELGIEKFSREVEEEWQHIRNSSLQIDDEVIEDIRSRFSYPNYEKLPHMPDELRQAAADPDFEAWRKNSVSPHKVQGYSIVTISLKPIGAPPGDATAEQMDALADLADKYSFGEIRVGHEQNLALPHVAKRDLPALWKALDKLGLATPNVNLITDIIACPGLDYCSLANARSIPIAQELTRRFANHELANLIGRLHINISGCINACGHHHVGHIGILGVEKNGEEVYQITIGGRADESAALGNLIGPGVKFDEVADVVEDIVEAYLALRERPEELFVDTVKRLGVEPFKERVYATR; encoded by the coding sequence ATGTACGCTTACGACGAAATCGACCGCACGCTTGTCAACGAGCGCGTCTCGGAGTTCCGCGACCAGGTGAAGCGGCGCCTTTCCGGCGAGCTCACCGAGGACGAGTTCAAGATCCTGCGGCTCCAGAACGGCGTCTATCTTCAGCTGCACGCCTACATGTTCCGCGTCGCTATTCCCTATGGCACGCTGGCGTCAAACCAGTTGCGGGCGCTTGCCCATGTCGCGCGCAAATACGATCGCGGCTACGGCCATTTCACCACGCGGCAGAATATCCAGTTCAACTGGATCAAGCTCGCGGAGCTGCCGGATGCGCTGGCCGATCTCGCTGAGGTCGGCATCCATGCGATGCAGACCTCCGGCAACAACATGCGCAACGTCACCTCCGACCAGTGGGCCGGCGTTGCCCCCGGCGAAATCGAGGATCCGCGCATCTGGTCGGAGCTGATCCGCCAGCACACCACGTTGCATCCGGAATTCTCGTTCCTGCCGCGCAAGTTCAAGATCGCGATCACCGCGTCGGACCACGACCGCGCCGCGATCAAGATCCACGATATCGGGCTGAAGCTGGTCAAGAACGAGAAGGGCGAGACCGGATTCGAGGTGCTCGTCGGTGGCGGTCTTGGCCGCACGCCGTTCATCGGCAAGACCATCAAGCACTTCGTGCACGGCCGCGATATCCTCAGCTATATCGAGGCGATCCTGCGCGTCTACAATCAGTATGGCCGCCGCGACAACATCTACAAGGCGCGCATCAAGATCCTGGTGCACGAACTCGGCATCGAGAAATTCTCGCGCGAGGTCGAGGAGGAATGGCAGCATATCCGCAATTCCTCGCTCCAGATCGACGACGAGGTGATCGAGGATATCCGCTCGCGCTTCAGCTACCCGAACTACGAGAAGCTGCCGCACATGCCGGACGAGCTGCGTCAGGCCGCGGCCGATCCCGACTTCGAGGCATGGCGCAAGAACTCGGTGTCGCCGCACAAGGTGCAGGGCTATTCCATCGTCACGATCTCGCTGAAGCCGATCGGCGCGCCTCCGGGCGATGCCACGGCCGAGCAGATGGACGCACTGGCCGATCTCGCCGACAAATATTCCTTTGGCGAGATTCGCGTCGGCCACGAGCAGAATCTCGCGCTGCCGCACGTCGCAAAGCGCGACCTGCCGGCACTGTGGAAGGCGCTCGACAAGCTTGGCCTGGCGACGCCGAACGTCAATCTGATCACCGACATCATCGCCTGCCCGGGGCTCGACTATTGCTCGCTGGCGAATGCGCGCTCGATCCCGATCGCGCAGGAGCTGACCCGGCGCTTCGCCAACCATGAGCTCGCCAATCTGATCGGCCGGTTGCACATCAACATCTCCGGCTGCATCAATGCCTGCGGTCACCACCATGTCGGTCATATCGGCATTCTCGGCGTCGAGAAGAACGGCGAGGAGGTCTACCAGATCACCATCGGCGGCCGTGCCGACGAGAGCGCCGCGCTCGGCAATCTGATCGGTCCGGGCGTCAAGTTCGACGAGGTCGCCGACGTCGTCGAGGACATCGTGGAAGCCTATCTTGCGCTGCGCGAGCGGCCGGAAGAGCTGTTCGTCGACACCGTGAAGCGCCTCGGTGTCGAACCCTTCAAGGAGCGCGTCTATGCCACTCGTTAA
- a CDS encoding DUF934 domain-containing protein yields the protein MPLVNGGKIADDSFVKLAVDTPLPEGGDLLVPAERFLADAEALLKRGGKVGVIWPNNRDIGELVPYLCKIAVVALVFPSFRDGRAYSQARLLRERYNYRGELRATGQVLRDQFVFMLRAGFDSFEVKKQADAEAFMQTAKRYSVFYQPTGDGRITALHRRMQLRHSEGVGT from the coding sequence ATGCCACTCGTTAACGGCGGAAAGATCGCCGACGACAGTTTCGTCAAACTCGCCGTCGACACCCCACTGCCCGAAGGCGGCGACCTCCTGGTGCCGGCTGAGCGCTTCTTGGCTGACGCAGAAGCTTTGCTCAAGCGCGGCGGCAAAGTCGGCGTGATCTGGCCGAACAATCGCGACATCGGCGAGCTCGTTCCGTATCTCTGCAAGATCGCCGTGGTCGCGCTGGTATTTCCGAGCTTCCGCGATGGACGCGCCTACAGCCAGGCGCGGCTGCTGCGCGAGCGCTACAATTATCGCGGCGAGCTGCGGGCGACGGGGCAGGTGCTGCGCGACCAGTTCGTGTTCATGCTCCGCGCCGGCTTCGATTCCTTCGAGGTCAAGAAGCAGGCCGACGCGGAAGCCTTCATGCAGACCGCCAAGCGCTATTCGGTGTTCTACCAGCCGACCGGCGATGGCCGGATCACGGCGCTGCACCGGCGCATGCAACTCCGTCACTCCGAGGGTGTCGGCACGTGA
- a CDS encoding phosphoadenylyl-sulfate reductase: protein MNAIAPQVSSVSVSALPSAEELDRALRDASPAEVIATALKTIGRDKLALVSSFGTESATLLKVMADVDPAIPVIFLDTGWLFEETFAYRNTLVAALGLKDVRSIKPAEETLSRDDPDRDLWFSDPDACCRIRKVEPLARALKPFDAWLNGRKRFQGNARTDIPVVEDDGVRLKFNPFANVSREELEAIFVRAKLPRHPLVESGFLSVGCMPCTSRTIEGEDARAGRWRGRAKTECGIHTMKTS, encoded by the coding sequence GTGAACGCGATCGCGCCCCAGGTTTCGTCGGTGTCCGTCTCTGCGCTGCCTTCGGCGGAGGAGCTTGATCGCGCGTTGCGCGATGCGTCTCCTGCCGAAGTCATCGCGACGGCACTGAAGACGATCGGGCGCGACAAGCTTGCACTGGTGTCGTCCTTCGGCACGGAATCGGCGACCCTGCTGAAGGTCATGGCGGACGTCGATCCGGCGATCCCCGTGATCTTCCTCGATACCGGTTGGCTGTTCGAGGAGACGTTCGCCTATCGCAACACGCTGGTTGCCGCGCTGGGCCTCAAGGATGTCCGCTCGATCAAGCCTGCTGAAGAAACGCTGTCGCGCGACGATCCCGACCGTGATCTCTGGTTCTCCGATCCCGACGCCTGCTGCCGCATTCGCAAAGTGGAGCCGCTCGCACGCGCGCTGAAACCATTCGATGCCTGGCTCAACGGCCGCAAGCGCTTTCAGGGCAATGCGCGCACCGACATTCCCGTGGTCGAGGACGATGGCGTGCGGCTGAAGTTCAATCCCTTCGCCAATGTCTCGCGCGAGGAACTCGAGGCGATCTTCGTCCGCGCTAAATTGCCGCGTCATCCGTTGGTGGAGTCCGGTTTTCTGTCGGTTGGGTGTATGCCTTGCACCAGCAGAACGATCGAAGGCGAGGATGCACGCGCCGGTCGCTGGCGCGGCCGGGCGAAGACAGAATGCGGCATCCACACGATGAAGACTTCGTAG
- a CDS encoding sulfate ABC transporter substrate-binding protein, which yields MEMDMMRRIVPLAAGLLWASSALAADINLLNVSYDPTRELYVEFNKAFATAYQKETGKSVEIKQSHGGSGSQARAVIDGLQADVVTLALAYDIDAVASKGLTATDWQKRLPQNSSPYTSTIVFLVRKGNPKGIKDWDDLLKPGVAVITPNPKTSGGARWNYLAAWGFAQKKYGSADKAKDFIGKLFQQVPVLDTGARGATVTFVERGVGDVLLAWENEAYLALKEFGPEKFEIVAPPLSILAEPPVAIVDKVADKKGTRNAADAYLQYWYTKEGQEIAARNFYRPRDAEIAKKYENSFAKVELFTIDDVFGGWTKAQKEHFADGGVFDQIYKN from the coding sequence ATGGAGATGGACATGATGCGTCGTATCGTTCCGCTCGCGGCAGGATTGCTTTGGGCAAGCTCGGCTCTCGCCGCTGACATCAATCTTTTGAACGTTTCGTACGATCCGACGCGCGAGCTCTATGTCGAGTTCAACAAGGCGTTTGCGACCGCCTATCAGAAGGAAACCGGCAAGAGCGTCGAGATCAAGCAGTCGCATGGCGGCAGCGGTTCGCAGGCGCGCGCCGTGATCGACGGATTGCAGGCGGACGTGGTCACGCTCGCGCTCGCCTATGACATCGATGCTGTCGCGAGCAAGGGCCTCACCGCGACCGACTGGCAGAAGCGTCTGCCGCAGAATTCGTCGCCCTACACCTCGACCATCGTGTTCCTGGTGCGCAAGGGCAATCCGAAGGGCATCAAGGACTGGGACGATCTGCTCAAACCGGGCGTTGCCGTGATCACGCCGAACCCGAAGACCTCGGGCGGCGCGCGCTGGAATTATCTCGCGGCCTGGGGCTTTGCACAGAAGAAGTACGGCTCGGCCGACAAGGCCAAGGACTTCATCGGAAAGCTGTTCCAGCAGGTGCCGGTGCTGGATACCGGCGCGCGCGGCGCCACCGTGACCTTCGTCGAGCGCGGCGTCGGCGACGTGCTGCTCGCCTGGGAGAACGAGGCATATCTCGCGCTCAAGGAATTCGGTCCGGAGAAATTCGAGATCGTGGCGCCGCCGCTGTCGATCCTCGCCGAGCCGCCGGTCGCGATCGTCGACAAGGTGGCCGACAAGAAGGGCACCCGCAACGCTGCCGATGCCTACCTGCAGTATTGGTATACCAAGGAGGGTCAGGAAATTGCCGCACGCAATTTCTACCGTCCGCGCGATGCCGAAATCGCCAAGAAGTATGAAAACTCCTTCGCAAAGGTCGAGCTGTTCACGATCGACGATGTGTTCGGCGGCTGGACCAAGGCGCAGAAGGAACATTTTGCCGACGGCGGCGTCTTTGATCAGATCTACAAGAACTGA
- the cysT gene encoding sulfate ABC transporter permease subunit CysT, producing the protein MSAVAARRRTLPGFGLTMGLTLSWLSVIILIPLAGLFLKSLELSSEQFWNILSSRRTLNALRVSFGLAFAAACVNLVMGSIIVWALVRYRFPGRRLFDAIVDVPFALPTAVAGVALTSLFAEKGWLGAPLAALGIKVAFTPLGIFVAMIFIGIPFVVRTVQPVLQDLDVEIEEAAGSLGASRWQTIIRVILPSLAPALLTGLALAFARAVGEYGSVIFIAGNLPNVSEIAPLLIVIRLSEFRYADATAIAVVMLVVSFVIIFAVNRLQRWAQSRIPVR; encoded by the coding sequence GTGAGCGCAGTTGCAGCACGACGCCGGACTTTGCCGGGCTTCGGTCTCACGATGGGACTGACGCTTTCCTGGCTGTCCGTGATTATCCTGATTCCGCTCGCCGGTCTGTTCCTGAAATCGCTCGAGCTGAGCTCCGAGCAGTTCTGGAACATCCTCTCCAGTCGACGAACCCTGAATGCGCTCAGGGTTTCGTTCGGCCTCGCCTTCGCGGCGGCCTGCGTCAATCTGGTGATGGGCAGCATCATCGTCTGGGCGCTGGTGCGCTACCGCTTCCCCGGAAGGCGGCTGTTCGATGCGATTGTGGATGTCCCCTTCGCATTGCCGACGGCGGTCGCCGGGGTCGCGCTGACCTCGCTGTTCGCCGAAAAGGGCTGGCTGGGCGCGCCGCTCGCGGCGCTCGGCATCAAGGTGGCGTTCACGCCGCTCGGCATCTTCGTCGCCATGATCTTCATCGGCATTCCCTTCGTGGTGCGCACGGTGCAGCCGGTGCTGCAGGATCTCGATGTCGAGATCGAGGAAGCTGCGGGCAGCCTGGGGGCGAGCCGCTGGCAGACCATCATTCGCGTGATCCTGCCATCGCTCGCGCCGGCGCTGCTCACCGGCCTCGCGCTCGCCTTCGCACGTGCCGTCGGCGAATACGGCTCGGTGATCTTCATCGCCGGCAATCTGCCGAATGTCTCCGAGATCGCACCGCTCCTGATCGTGATCCGCCTGTCCGAGTTCCGCTATGCCGACGCGACCGCCATCGCGGTGGTCATGCTCGTCGTGTCCTTTGTCATCATCTTTGCCGTCAACCGGCTCCAGCGCTGGGCGCAGAGCCGGATTCCGGTGCGTTGA
- the cysW gene encoding sulfate ABC transporter permease subunit CysW yields the protein MAMQIADSVSLSPSEAKARAHAAAARDNLRTEPRAVRIVIIALAMIFLSVFVVLPLVVVFAQALSKGFLAYISALADPEALSAIKLTLLVAAISVGLNLVFGLVASWAITKFEFPGKTFLITLIDLPFSVSPVISGLVFVLLFGAQGYFGGWLRDHDIQILFAVLGIALATTFVTFPFVARALIPLMQEQGTQEEEAGISLGASGLQTFFRVTLPNIKWGVLYGVLLCNARAMGEFGAVSVVSGHIRGETNTMPLLVEILYNEYQFVAAFAIASLLAMLALITLIAKTILERHLDEGQDVNDH from the coding sequence ATGGCGATGCAGATCGCAGATTCGGTTTCGCTCTCGCCATCGGAGGCGAAGGCGCGTGCGCATGCCGCAGCCGCGCGGGACAACCTTCGCACGGAGCCGAGGGCGGTGCGCATCGTCATCATCGCGCTGGCGATGATCTTCCTCTCCGTCTTCGTCGTGCTGCCGCTCGTCGTGGTGTTCGCGCAGGCGCTCTCGAAGGGATTCCTCGCCTATATCTCCGCGCTGGCCGATCCGGAGGCGTTGTCCGCGATCAAGCTGACGCTGCTGGTGGCGGCGATCTCGGTCGGCCTCAATCTGGTGTTCGGCCTCGTCGCCTCTTGGGCCATCACCAAGTTCGAATTTCCCGGCAAGACCTTCCTGATCACGCTGATCGACCTGCCGTTCTCGGTGAGCCCGGTGATCTCGGGCCTCGTCTTCGTGCTGCTGTTCGGCGCGCAGGGCTATTTCGGCGGCTGGCTTCGGGATCACGACATCCAGATCCTGTTCGCGGTGCTCGGCATCGCGCTCGCCACCACCTTCGTGACCTTCCCCTTCGTGGCCCGCGCGCTGATCCCCTTGATGCAGGAGCAGGGCACGCAGGAGGAGGAAGCGGGGATCTCGCTCGGCGCCTCCGGCCTGCAGACCTTCTTTCGCGTCACGCTGCCCAACATCAAATGGGGCGTGCTCTACGGCGTCCTGCTCTGCAATGCGCGTGCGATGGGCGAGTTCGGCGCCGTGTCGGTCGTCTCCGGCCACATCCGCGGCGAGACCAACACCATGCCGCTGCTGGTCGAGATTCTCTACAACGAATACCAGTTCGTCGCCGCCTTCGCGATCGCCTCGCTGCTGGCGATGCTGGCGCTGATCACCCTGATTGCCAAAACCATTCTCGAACGTCACCTCGACGAAGGACAAGACGTCAATGACCATTGA
- a CDS encoding sulfate/molybdate ABC transporter ATP-binding protein: MTIEVRNLVKKFGSFAALDGVDLKVNDGELLALLGPSGSGKTTLLRIIAGLDWPDAGEVSFNGEDALAQGARERHVGFVFQHYALFRHMTVFENVAFGLRVQPRAIRKDEATIRARVKELLDLVQLDWLADRYPSQLSGGQRQRIALARALAIEPRILLLDEPFGALDAKVRKELRKWLRSLHHEINVTSIFVTHDQEEALEVANRVVVMDKGRIEQIGSPDDVYETPASAFVHGFIGESIELPVQIADGVVRLGDRPLRLAADGLAPGASRLFVRRHDMLIGPPGSGAFEGAVRHVRNFGPVQRAEVALSGGETIEIDAPRDRELRAGDTVGLEPRRYRIFAGV, encoded by the coding sequence ATGACCATTGAAGTCAGGAATCTCGTCAAGAAGTTCGGCAGCTTCGCAGCCCTCGACGGCGTCGACCTCAAGGTCAATGACGGCGAGCTGCTGGCGTTGCTCGGACCCTCGGGCTCCGGCAAGACCACGCTGCTTCGGATCATCGCCGGGCTCGACTGGCCCGATGCCGGCGAGGTCTCCTTCAACGGCGAGGACGCGCTGGCGCAAGGCGCGCGCGAACGCCATGTCGGTTTCGTGTTCCAGCACTACGCGCTGTTCCGCCACATGACTGTGTTCGAGAACGTCGCCTTCGGCCTGCGCGTGCAACCGCGCGCGATCCGCAAGGACGAGGCGACGATCCGCGCGCGCGTCAAGGAGCTGCTCGATCTCGTGCAGCTCGACTGGCTCGCCGACCGCTATCCGAGCCAGCTCTCCGGCGGCCAGCGCCAGCGCATCGCGCTTGCCCGCGCGCTCGCGATCGAGCCGCGCATCCTGCTGCTCGACGAGCCGTTCGGCGCGCTCGACGCCAAGGTGCGCAAGGAGCTGCGCAAATGGCTGCGCTCGCTGCATCATGAGATCAACGTCACCTCGATCTTCGTCACCCACGACCAGGAGGAGGCGCTGGAAGTCGCCAACCGCGTCGTGGTGATGGACAAGGGCAGGATCGAGCAGATCGGCTCGCCCGACGACGTCTATGAGACTCCGGCCTCCGCCTTCGTGCATGGCTTCATCGGTGAATCCATCGAGCTGCCGGTCCAGATTGCCGACGGCGTTGTGCGGCTCGGTGACCGGCCGCTCCGGCTCGCGGCGGACGGTCTTGCGCCTGGCGCGTCAAGGCTGTTCGTGCGGCGACACGACATGCTCATTGGCCCGCCCGGCAGCGGCGCCTTCGAGGGCGCCGTGCGGCATGTCCGGAACTTTGGCCCGGTGCAGCGGGCCGAGGTGGCACTCTCGGGCGGCGAGACCATCGAGATCGACGCCCCGCGCGACAGGGAATTGCGTGCCGGCGACACGGTTGGCCTCGAGCCCCGCCGCTACCGGATATTTGCGGGCGTCTGA
- a CDS encoding CAP domain-containing protein → MRAAAAILIALLLAGCAGNEAPIQQQPSMYADMAVPGTKLDAQAAAIMISQYRQNNALGTVVIDPDLMRLAESQSNAMAAANKMDHDVRAPLAKRLAAGGYPATVAVENISAGYHTLAEAFSGWRDSPPHRANMLKGGVTKLGIAASYAPGTKYKVFWTMILASTDPR, encoded by the coding sequence ATGCGCGCTGCGGCCGCGATACTCATTGCTTTGCTTCTCGCCGGCTGTGCCGGCAATGAGGCACCGATCCAGCAGCAGCCGTCGATGTATGCCGACATGGCGGTCCCGGGCACCAAGCTCGATGCCCAGGCGGCCGCGATCATGATTTCGCAATACCGCCAGAACAACGCCCTCGGCACCGTGGTGATCGATCCCGACCTGATGCGGCTCGCCGAATCCCAGTCCAATGCCATGGCGGCGGCCAACAAGATGGACCATGACGTCCGTGCGCCGCTGGCCAAGCGCCTCGCCGCCGGCGGATATCCCGCGACCGTGGCGGTCGAGAACATCTCGGCCGGCTATCATACGCTGGCGGAAGCGTTTTCCGGCTGGCGCGACTCGCCGCCCCACCGGGCCAACATGCTCAAGGGCGGTGTCACAAAATTGGGCATCGCGGCGAGCTATGCTCCGGGCACCAAATACAAGGTGTTCTGGACCATGATCCTGGCCTCGACGGACCCCCGATAA